One Meles meles chromosome 13, mMelMel3.1 paternal haplotype, whole genome shotgun sequence DNA segment encodes these proteins:
- the HHEX gene encoding hematopoietically-expressed homeobox protein HHEX, whose amino-acid sequence MQYPHPGPAAAAAGAVGVPLYAPTPLLQPAHPTPFYIEDILGRGPAAPTPTPTLPSPNSSFTSLVSSYRTPVYEPTPIHPAFSHHSAAALAAAYGPGGFGGPLYPFPRTVNDYTHALLRHDPLGKPLLWSPFLQRPLHKRKGGQVRFSNDQTIELEKKFETQKYLSPPERKRLAKMLQLSERQVKTWFQNRRAKWRRLKQENPQSNKKEELESLDNPCDQRQDLPSEQNKGALDSSQCSPSPASQEDLESEISEDSDQEVDIEGDKGYFNAG is encoded by the exons ATGCAGTACCCGCACcccgggccggcggcggcggcggcgggcgccgTGGGGGTGCCGCTGTACGCGCCCACGCCGCTGCTGCAGCCGGCGCACCCGACGCCGTTCTACATCGAGGACATCCTGGGCCGCGGGCCCGCcgcgcccacccccacccccacgctgcCGTCCCCCAACTCCTCCTTTACCAGCCTCGTGTCCTCCTACCGGACCCCGGTGTACGAGCCCACGCCGATCCACCCCGCCTTCTCGCACCACTCCGCCGCCGCGCTGGCCGCCGCCTACGGACCCGGCGGCTTCGGGGGCCCTCTGTACCCCTTCCCGCGGACGGTGAACGACTACACGCACGCCCTGCTCCGCCACGACCCCCTGG GCAAACCCCTGCTCTGGAGCCCTTTCTTGCAGAGGCCTCTGCATAAAAGGAAAGGCGGCCAGGTCAGGTTCTCCAACGACCAGACCATCGAGTTGGAGAAGAAGTTTGAGACCCAGAAATACCTCTCTCCACCCGAGAGGAAGCGTCTGGCCAAGATGCTGCAGCTCAGCGAGAGACAG GTTAAAACCTGGTTTCAGAATCGACGCGCTAAATGGAGAAGACTGAAACAG GAGAACCCtcaaagcaataaaaaagaagaactgGAAAGTTTGGACAATCCCTGTGACCAGAGGCAAGACTTGCCCAGTGAGCAGAATAAAGGTGCTTTGGATAGCTCTCAATGTtcaccctcccctgcctcccaggaAGACCTTGAATCAGAGATTTCAGAGGATTCTGATCAGGAAGTGGACATTGAGGGCGATAAAGGCTATTTTAATGCTGGATGA